Proteins from a genomic interval of Nautilia sp. PV-1:
- a CDS encoding hydrogenase small subunit — MNEATLQRVKERLEALKKLPGIGEKSVSKMLEESGFTRRDFLKWSAAMAAMLSLPTSFTPLIAEAAEVSDRLPVIWLNLAECTGCSESLIRSDAPTIDNLIFNYINLQYHETIMAAAGWQAEENLKEGMSKFKGRYILCVEGGVPTNMDGEFLTIGPFAETGLELVRKAANDAAAVISVGTCSSFGGIQAAAPNPTGAKGVYQVINKPVINVPGCPPSAKNIVGTILYVILFGQLPAVDNFNRPKFAYGLRIHDLCERRGHFDAGEFVQEFGDKGAQDGFCLYKVGCKGPYTFNNCSRERFNQHTSWPVQAGHGCIGCSEPDFWDSMAPYEEPLANKKYDSPLADATADKYGVTILTVAGVAIAAHAALSAIKNPKE; from the coding sequence ATGAATGAAGCAACTTTACAAAGAGTAAAAGAGAGATTAGAAGCTCTCAAAAAACTTCCGGGAATCGGAGAAAAAAGCGTTTCTAAAATGCTTGAAGAGAGCGGATTTACAAGAAGGGATTTTCTAAAATGGTCTGCAGCAATGGCTGCAATGTTAAGCCTTCCTACATCATTTACTCCATTAATTGCCGAAGCGGCAGAAGTAAGTGACAGACTTCCGGTAATCTGGCTAAACCTAGCAGAATGTACTGGATGTAGTGAAAGTTTAATCAGAAGCGATGCTCCTACAATTGATAATTTGATATTTAACTATATCAATCTTCAATATCATGAAACTATTATGGCAGCAGCCGGATGGCAAGCTGAAGAAAACTTAAAAGAAGGTATGTCTAAATTTAAAGGAAGATACATCTTATGTGTAGAAGGTGGTGTTCCTACAAATATGGACGGTGAATTTTTAACAATCGGACCATTCGCTGAAACAGGTCTTGAATTAGTTAGAAAAGCGGCAAATGACGCTGCAGCTGTTATTTCAGTTGGTACTTGTTCAAGCTTTGGTGGTATCCAAGCGGCAGCTCCAAACCCAACTGGTGCAAAAGGTGTATATCAAGTAATTAACAAGCCTGTTATTAACGTACCTGGATGTCCTCCAAGTGCTAAAAATATCGTAGGTACAATTTTATATGTAATTTTATTCGGACAGTTACCTGCAGTTGACAACTTCAACAGACCTAAATTCGCATACGGACTTAGAATTCACGATTTATGTGAAAGAAGAGGGCATTTCGATGCAGGTGAGTTTGTTCAAGAATTTGGAGACAAAGGCGCACAAGACGGATTCTGTTTATATAAAGTAGGATGTAAAGGTCCTTATACGTTTAACAACTGTTCAAGAGAAAGATTTAACCAGCATACATCTTGGCCTGTACAGGCAGGACACGGTTGTATAGGTTGTAGTGAACCAGATTTCTGGGATTCTATGGCTCCATACGAAGAACCTCTTGCAAATAAAAAATATGATTCGCCTTTAGCTGACGCAACAGCAGATAAATACGGCGTAACAATTTTAACAGTAGCTGGTGTAGCAATTGCAGCACATGCGGCACTTAGCGCAATTAAAAATCCTAAGGAGTAA
- a CDS encoding HyaD/HybD family hydrogenase maturation endopeptidase, with product MKILVLGIGNILFGDEGIGVHLANFIDEKYEFKGPHQVDIIDGGTLAQRLIPIITEYDKVFVFDCVDVDEANIGDVYFFDFREVPECVSWQGSAHEVEMLQTLQMIEMMGDLPETKIIGVVPFVIGEDTTFSITPEVQKAAELMEKILITELKKLGVEPKVKNENVTLTQIAKESYRRGVPEESLKGLEIHN from the coding sequence ATGAAAATATTAGTACTTGGTATAGGTAATATACTGTTTGGAGATGAAGGTATAGGTGTTCATTTAGCGAATTTTATTGATGAAAAGTATGAATTTAAAGGCCCACATCAGGTTGACATAATCGACGGAGGAACGCTAGCTCAAAGGTTGATTCCTATTATTACAGAATACGACAAAGTATTTGTGTTTGACTGTGTTGATGTTGATGAAGCAAATATAGGAGATGTTTATTTCTTTGATTTCAGGGAAGTTCCGGAATGTGTAAGCTGGCAGGGGAGTGCCCATGAGGTTGAAATGCTGCAGACGCTTCAAATGATAGAAATGATGGGAGATCTGCCTGAGACTAAAATAATAGGCGTTGTTCCTTTTGTGATAGGCGAAGATACGACTTTTTCTATTACGCCTGAAGTACAAAAAGCGGCTGAACTTATGGAAAAGATTTTAATTACTGAACTTAAAAAGCTGGGAGTGGAGCCTAAAGTTAAAAATGAAAATGTTACTTTAACCCAGATAGCAAAAGAATCATACAGAAGAGGAGTTCCGGAAGAGTCATTAAAAGGTTTAGAAATACATAATTAA
- a CDS encoding nickel-dependent hydrogenase large subunit, whose protein sequence is MAKRVVIDPITRIEGHLRVEVVIDENNKITNAFSSATLWRGIEVILKGRDPRDAGFMTQRICGVCTYSHYKAGITAVEDALGIKPPLNALLTRTLMDFALFFHDHIVHFYQLHALDWVDIISALKADPKKASEEAFKYVPKGYEPIATGEDHLREVQKRVSKFAEKGDLGPFKNGYWGHKTMRFTPEQNLIALSHYLKTLEMQRIAAQMMAIFGGKNPHPQSLTVGGVTCIMDLKDPARLGEYLTKFKELADYVNRAYYADIVMAAAAYGNEPSVVQKNNLGNYLTYKTMQTGPNSWLFDACGYIKDFDLGKFYQIDESKITEEATHSWYKNLDNPTHPYDETTEPEYTGYVEGESVDGQGNLVKTKVVNEKGKYSWIKSPRYNEEPMEVGPLACMVVNYAAGNKKVQKVVNEFLAQTGLPAEALFTVLGRTAARMLQTKTIADYGLEAFNNLVENLKKDDSTVAPYVIDETKEYKGRYIGDVPRGMLSHWCRIKNGKIENWQAVVPSTWNAGPEDGRGKKGAYEANLIGMTLADPARPLEVIRSIHSYDPCIACAVHVMDVKGKKLGEFKVDPLYGAC, encoded by the coding sequence ATGGCAAAAAGAGTAGTAATTGACCCGATAACTAGAATTGAAGGTCACTTGAGAGTTGAAGTAGTTATTGATGAAAATAATAAAATTACAAACGCTTTCTCAAGTGCGACACTTTGGAGAGGTATCGAAGTTATTCTAAAAGGTAGAGATCCTAGAGACGCAGGATTTATGACACAAAGAATCTGTGGGGTATGTACATATTCTCACTACAAAGCTGGTATTACAGCTGTTGAAGACGCATTAGGAATTAAACCTCCTCTAAATGCATTATTAACTAGAACATTAATGGATTTTGCACTATTCTTCCATGATCATATCGTTCACTTTTATCAATTACATGCACTTGACTGGGTTGATATTATCAGCGCACTTAAAGCTGATCCTAAAAAAGCCAGCGAAGAAGCATTCAAATATGTTCCTAAAGGTTATGAGCCTATCGCAACAGGTGAAGATCATTTAAGAGAAGTACAAAAAAGAGTTTCTAAATTTGCTGAGAAAGGTGACTTAGGTCCGTTCAAAAACGGATACTGGGGACATAAAACAATGAGATTTACACCTGAGCAAAACCTAATTGCTCTTAGCCATTACTTAAAAACACTTGAAATGCAAAGAATTGCAGCTCAAATGATGGCTATTTTCGGTGGTAAAAACCCACATCCGCAAAGTCTTACTGTTGGTGGTGTTACTTGTATTATGGACCTTAAAGACCCAGCAAGACTTGGTGAATATCTAACTAAATTTAAAGAACTTGCTGATTACGTAAACAGAGCTTATTATGCTGATATCGTAATGGCTGCCGCTGCTTACGGAAATGAGCCAAGCGTAGTTCAGAAAAATAATTTAGGAAATTACCTAACATACAAAACAATGCAGACTGGACCAAACTCATGGTTATTCGATGCATGCGGTTATATTAAAGATTTCGATTTAGGTAAATTCTATCAAATCGATGAAAGCAAAATTACTGAAGAAGCGACACACTCTTGGTATAAAAACCTTGATAATCCTACTCATCCATACGATGAAACAACTGAGCCTGAATATACAGGTTATGTTGAAGGTGAAAGTGTTGACGGACAAGGAAACCTTGTTAAAACTAAAGTAGTTAACGAAAAAGGTAAATATTCTTGGATTAAATCACCAAGATATAACGAAGAACCAATGGAAGTTGGACCTCTAGCATGTATGGTAGTTAACTATGCTGCCGGAAACAAAAAAGTACAGAAAGTTGTTAATGAGTTCTTAGCTCAGACAGGTCTTCCTGCAGAAGCGTTGTTTACTGTACTTGGAAGAACAGCAGCTAGAATGCTTCAAACTAAAACAATTGCAGATTACGGTCTAGAAGCATTTAACAACCTTGTAGAAAACCTTAAAAAAGACGATTCAACAGTAGCTCCTTATGTTATTGATGAAACTAAAGAATATAAAGGTAGATACATCGGTGACGTTCCAAGAGGTATGTTATCTCACTGGTGTAGAATTAAAAACGGAAAAATCGAAAACTGGCAGGCTGTAGTTCCTTCAACTTGGAATGCAGGTCCAGAAGACGGTAGAGGTAAAAAAGGTGCTTATGAAGCTAACCTTATCGGTATGACTTTAGCAGATCCGGCTAGACCTCTAGAAGTTATTAGAAGTATCCATTCATATGACCCATGTATTGCTTGTGCGGTTCACGTAATGGACGTTAAAGGTAAAAAATTAGGTGAGTTTAAAGTAGATCCGCTATACGGCGCATGTTAA
- the cybH gene encoding Ni/Fe-hydrogenase, b-type cytochrome subunit produces MKFLKPMGEYLGGIEFSAGYRWQHWIRAISIFALIATGLYIANPFITYANVSSEPTRFIQAYIREWHIIFGFAMIGAVLYKTFFFFFFREGKYERASLKDAFNIKVALQQIGYYLLVAKHPHTKGVYNPLQFWAYTMLYVFFYGIMITGLALYAEVYHNGLGAALYPFAKSVETFFGGLAYVRIWHHIFMWAIIVVVFIHIYMAVYNAAFGKNGGMDAIFSGMKWEKEDH; encoded by the coding sequence ATGAAATTTTTAAAACCTATGGGAGAATATCTCGGCGGAATAGAATTTTCTGCCGGATATAGATGGCAACACTGGATAAGAGCAATTTCAATTTTTGCTCTTATAGCAACAGGATTGTACATTGCTAATCCTTTTATTACATATGCCAACGTCTCATCTGAACCAACTAGATTTATTCAGGCTTATATCAGAGAATGGCATATTATTTTTGGATTTGCAATGATAGGTGCAGTTCTTTACAAAACATTTTTCTTCTTCTTTTTCAGAGAAGGAAAATACGAAAGAGCTTCACTAAAAGATGCGTTTAATATTAAAGTGGCTCTCCAGCAAATCGGATATTATTTATTAGTAGCTAAACACCCTCATACTAAAGGTGTTTACAATCCGTTACAGTTCTGGGCATATACAATGCTGTATGTGTTCTTTTACGGAATTATGATTACTGGACTTGCTCTTTATGCCGAAGTTTATCATAACGGTTTAGGTGCGGCATTATATCCGTTCGCTAAATCTGTTGAAACATTCTTTGGCGGTCTTGCATATGTCAGAATCTGGCATCACATTTTTATGTGGGCTATTATCGTAGTAGTGTTCATCCATATCTATATGGCTGTTTATAATGCAGCTTTCGGTAAAAACGGCGGTATGGATGCGATTTTCTCAGGAATGAAATGGGAAAAAGAAGACCATTAA
- a CDS encoding nickel-dependent hydrogenase large subunit has product MKINKKIINKIEGEATLKIHGDKEVEFVEIEFWQYHGIEDYLKNRHFMDALVINPRVCGICGHSHLYATVKAIEKVFKAKISQKAQIFREITTLLEIVENHIKWFYITIFPTQVKDKSYIFKAVKFSSKISKAIAMLAGQFPHNSYMIPGGVTCDPTYMEIMRLKDLIKEILDEYKNEIMDEEVYSKDLELFFENLPKNIGKSLNRFLVLGESAVFKSNGDYEFVTEEKNRSLSKNALYKNEFYEVGPLARAIVNGNENIKKIYEQLGDSIYTRMAARVYEPLILLEYIMEKIDKIDLCEPSFIKPEIKNGTAKVAVEAPRGSLIHEISIKNEKIENYNIIVPTQFNLASSSKENPAAAQAALMNENSEYVDSIFRCFDICAVCMSH; this is encoded by the coding sequence ATGAAAATTAATAAAAAGATCATAAATAAAATAGAAGGAGAAGCTACTTTAAAAATCCACGGTGATAAAGAAGTAGAGTTTGTAGAAATAGAATTTTGGCAGTATCACGGTATTGAAGACTATTTGAAAAACAGGCATTTTATGGACGCTCTTGTAATCAATCCCAGAGTATGCGGTATTTGCGGCCATTCTCATTTATATGCTACAGTAAAGGCTATTGAAAAAGTCTTTAAAGCGAAAATTTCTCAAAAAGCCCAGATTTTTAGAGAAATAACAACTCTTTTGGAAATTGTCGAAAATCATATCAAATGGTTTTATATTACTATATTTCCGACTCAGGTAAAAGATAAAAGCTATATTTTCAAAGCTGTAAAATTTTCCTCTAAGATATCTAAAGCAATTGCAATGCTTGCCGGACAGTTTCCTCATAATTCTTATATGATTCCTGGGGGAGTCACATGCGATCCGACTTATATGGAAATTATGAGACTTAAAGATTTAATTAAAGAAATCCTTGATGAGTATAAAAATGAAATAATGGATGAAGAAGTTTATTCTAAAGATTTGGAGCTTTTTTTTGAAAACCTCCCTAAAAATATAGGTAAAAGTTTAAACAGATTTTTGGTTTTAGGTGAATCGGCAGTTTTTAAAAGTAACGGGGATTATGAGTTTGTTACGGAAGAAAAAAACAGATCTTTAAGCAAAAACGCTTTATATAAGAATGAATTTTATGAAGTGGGACCACTGGCAAGAGCCATTGTGAACGGAAATGAAAATATAAAAAAAATTTATGAACAGTTAGGTGATTCCATCTATACAAGAATGGCCGCAAGGGTATATGAGCCATTAATTCTTTTAGAATATATTATGGAAAAGATTGATAAAATAGATTTATGCGAGCCGTCTTTTATCAAACCGGAAATAAAAAACGGAACTGCAAAAGTTGCCGTTGAAGCTCCAAGAGGAAGCTTAATCCATGAAATATCAATAAAAAATGAAAAAATCGAAAACTATAATATTATAGTTCCTACGCAGTTTAACCTTGCATCTTCTTCTAAAGAAAATCCTGCAGCCGCACAGGCGGCGTTAATGAATGAAAACAGCGAATATGTTGATTCAATATTCAGATGTTTTGACATTTGTGCCGTTTGTATGTCCCATTGA